One Nesterenkonia populi DNA window includes the following coding sequences:
- a CDS encoding ABC transporter substrate-binding protein: protein MKAAVATVSAASLLTLSACGDGGGNADHPEPDASIVVGVAPDFFFTHLYVAVQEDFFAAEGIEAELVEFPSGMEATEAITAGQADITSTTSSTLSLLAGSGSDVTALASNLVGDGWYGIVANEEAGDVSDSSDLEGLTLAAPHGSVLDMHVRNFLESHNLSAEDIDYEDVNAAQLVTGLTRGDFDAASMWEPNVSQSLAETEGSSVVLDSEETMPVTGYTVGGSDVVEDEELAVRVLTALDNAIDWIEENPDEVLDLVMENSGIDDESLAQTVQDKVSYRLDFSEEEVDEIYESRDFYESLGMTDATDDDVTQMYDTSTFEEWNSSGDS, encoded by the coding sequence ATGAAGGCAGCTGTAGCAACCGTTTCAGCCGCGTCGCTTCTGACGCTTTCGGCATGCGGCGACGGCGGTGGCAACGCCGATCACCCAGAGCCTGATGCCTCTATCGTGGTCGGAGTAGCACCAGACTTTTTCTTCACCCATCTCTATGTGGCAGTGCAAGAAGACTTCTTTGCTGCGGAGGGGATCGAGGCAGAGCTCGTCGAATTCCCTTCCGGGATGGAAGCTACTGAGGCCATCACCGCGGGGCAGGCCGACATCACCAGCACCACCTCCTCCACCCTCAGCCTGCTGGCGGGATCAGGCAGCGACGTGACAGCGCTGGCTTCCAACCTTGTGGGCGACGGCTGGTACGGCATCGTTGCCAACGAGGAGGCGGGAGACGTCAGTGACTCTTCAGACCTTGAGGGTCTGACCCTTGCAGCTCCTCACGGTTCGGTGCTCGACATGCACGTGCGCAATTTCCTCGAAAGTCACAACCTCAGCGCCGAAGACATTGATTACGAAGACGTCAACGCGGCTCAGCTGGTTACAGGCCTAACGCGGGGGGACTTTGACGCGGCATCCATGTGGGAGCCGAATGTCAGCCAGTCCCTTGCAGAGACCGAGGGTTCCAGCGTGGTCCTGGACTCGGAAGAGACGATGCCCGTCACCGGCTATACCGTCGGTGGTTCAGACGTCGTAGAAGACGAAGAGCTTGCTGTTCGTGTCCTCACCGCGTTGGACAACGCCATTGACTGGATCGAGGAGAACCCGGACGAGGTGCTTGACCTGGTGATGGAGAACAGCGGCATCGACGATGAGAGTCTCGCACAGACCGTTCAGGACAAGGTCAGCTACCGGCTCGACTTCAGTGAGGAAGAAGTTGATGAGATTTATGAGTCTCGCGACTTCTACGAAAGCCTCGGTATGACGGACGCTACGGATGACGACGTGACCCAAATGTATGACACCAGCACCTTCGAAGAGTGGAACTCTTCCGGAGACTCATGA
- a CDS encoding polysaccharide deacetylase family protein — protein sequence MIATDDRLIYAPMPGRPQVTWPEGKTVAVWHAPNVEHYDYVPAYSASPQGRVPAPDVQHYMHRDYGNRVGFWRMLRAVDRFEIPSTVSLSLALLEEVPEVREAMLERDWEIMSHGISNLRTVYGYTEEQESEFFDISQRLAETYAGRRIKGMLGPKISGTVQTSDLMVKHGMTYHADWVHDEQPRPLRVESEQPLVSIPYSYMLNDVPLLFAKHYSGEYFVQMVIAQISRMLRDAEEDGQGRVACVATHPFIIGQPGMQKHLEEIFDYLRRDGRVWLATAGQITDHYIAHHYKDQVSHAMSLDTKTTGGA from the coding sequence ATGATCGCCACCGATGACCGACTGATCTATGCGCCTATGCCCGGGCGCCCTCAGGTGACTTGGCCAGAGGGAAAAACCGTTGCGGTATGGCATGCCCCCAACGTAGAGCATTACGACTATGTTCCTGCGTACAGTGCTTCTCCGCAGGGACGTGTTCCTGCCCCTGACGTGCAGCACTATATGCATCGGGACTACGGAAACCGGGTAGGTTTCTGGCGGATGCTTCGAGCGGTGGATCGGTTTGAGATTCCTTCCACTGTTTCGCTGAGTTTGGCTCTGCTCGAGGAAGTTCCAGAGGTAAGAGAGGCCATGCTTGAACGTGACTGGGAGATCATGAGCCACGGTATCTCTAACCTCCGCACCGTCTATGGGTACACCGAAGAACAAGAGAGTGAGTTCTTCGACATTTCTCAGCGATTGGCTGAAACTTACGCCGGTCGGCGAATCAAGGGAATGCTCGGGCCTAAAATTTCCGGAACTGTGCAGACCAGCGATCTAATGGTTAAGCACGGAATGACATATCACGCCGACTGGGTCCATGACGAACAGCCCCGACCGCTGCGGGTCGAGAGTGAGCAGCCGCTGGTCTCTATCCCGTACAGCTACATGCTGAACGACGTGCCCCTTCTCTTCGCCAAGCATTATTCCGGCGAGTACTTCGTGCAGATGGTGATTGCCCAGATCAGCAGGATGCTCAGAGATGCAGAGGAAGATGGGCAGGGCCGCGTGGCATGTGTCGCGACTCATCCCTTCATCATCGGGCAGCCTGGCATGCAGAAGCACCTTGAAGAGATTTTCGACTACCTCCGCAGGGATGGCCGTGTCTGGTTGGCCACGGCGGGGCAGATCACCGACCACTACATCGCACACCACTACAAGGACCAGGTATCACATGCGATGTCTTTGGATACTAAGACGACCGGGGGTGCATAA
- a CDS encoding ABC transporter ATP-binding protein: MSATAVEQSILEIDDVSYAYKPSLPSVMEHVSLALREGEFFVLLGPSGCGKTTILNQVAGFELPSAGEIRLQGKPISAPGPDRSVVFQGHDSLLGWLTVRQNVDFPLKVAGLAPGKRKEQVKRALTLVELEKQADKYPHELSGGMKQRVQIARGLATDAPTVLMDEPFGALDAQTRATLQHELSDIWSRERRTILFITHDIAEAVILADRVGVMSAGPAAYLHSVMEIGLERPRQRTSEFTERVNELEARVTAAKARQPFGVPNERAAA, encoded by the coding sequence ATGTCTGCCACTGCAGTGGAGCAATCGATCCTGGAGATCGATGATGTTTCGTACGCCTATAAGCCGTCTCTGCCTTCAGTGATGGAACATGTCTCCCTTGCCCTCAGGGAGGGCGAGTTCTTCGTGCTTCTGGGTCCTTCCGGTTGTGGGAAGACGACAATCCTCAATCAGGTGGCAGGGTTTGAGCTCCCCAGCGCTGGGGAGATTCGACTGCAAGGAAAGCCCATCAGTGCTCCTGGGCCCGATAGGTCAGTTGTTTTTCAGGGACATGATTCGCTCCTTGGATGGCTCACTGTGCGGCAGAACGTGGACTTCCCCCTGAAGGTGGCAGGTCTTGCTCCGGGCAAGAGGAAAGAGCAGGTCAAACGGGCGCTGACGCTGGTGGAGTTAGAGAAACAGGCAGACAAGTACCCGCATGAACTCTCGGGCGGCATGAAGCAGCGAGTCCAAATTGCTCGGGGCCTCGCCACTGATGCGCCGACGGTGCTAATGGACGAGCCGTTCGGCGCGCTGGACGCCCAGACGCGAGCTACTTTGCAGCATGAGCTTTCCGACATTTGGTCTCGGGAGCGTCGAACGATTCTGTTTATTACCCATGACATTGCCGAGGCGGTGATTCTTGCGGACCGTGTCGGAGTAATGAGCGCCGGGCCGGCCGCTTATCTGCATTCAGTGATGGAGATCGGTCTGGAGCGGCCCAGGCAGAGGACGTCTGAGTTTACAGAGCGCGTCAACGAGCTGGAGGCGAGGGTGACAGCGGCTAAAGCACGTCAGCCATTTGGCGTTCCGAATGAGCGGGCAGCTGCATGA
- a CDS encoding IclR family transcriptional regulator, which translates to MEHTSTTSPSVTGRVAQTLLAFNGAGRWQGVSELARELGLSKSVVHRILQQLVQTGLVRYDTTRRAYALGPASVALGMRASAEDDLRAAAMPAISKLAEVTGETTTLSARIGYRRCYVAQIESMQRIRITVSIGEHTPLTVGASGICMLAQLPSEQVNDVLSLPIPSLTPRTPTDPEVLRNRLESIKEQGWATTRSEHVPLSQGIAAPITNADGLPAGSLSIGFLASRLEGQAIDKYAALVVEAAKRASQAYQRRLTEAEYGTETHGRTSAHDPTGAG; encoded by the coding sequence TTGGAACACACTTCAACAACTTCTCCATCTGTCACTGGGCGAGTCGCGCAGACACTGCTGGCCTTCAACGGCGCAGGACGATGGCAAGGCGTCTCCGAGCTGGCGCGTGAGCTAGGGCTGAGCAAGTCTGTAGTGCATCGAATCCTGCAGCAGCTGGTACAGACAGGCCTAGTCCGCTATGACACCACCCGAAGGGCTTATGCCCTTGGTCCTGCATCTGTTGCTCTAGGCATGCGCGCGTCTGCAGAAGACGACCTAAGGGCAGCAGCCATGCCTGCAATATCAAAACTTGCTGAAGTAACTGGTGAAACAACTACGCTCTCTGCCCGAATCGGCTACAGGCGCTGCTACGTGGCGCAGATTGAAAGCATGCAACGCATTCGAATCACCGTATCGATCGGCGAACATACACCCCTGACGGTCGGAGCCAGCGGAATCTGTATGCTCGCCCAGCTTCCTTCAGAGCAGGTCAACGATGTGCTCTCGCTTCCCATCCCGTCTCTCACGCCACGCACCCCAACGGACCCAGAGGTCCTGAGGAATCGCTTAGAAAGCATCAAAGAGCAGGGGTGGGCTACAACTCGCTCAGAACACGTCCCCCTGTCCCAAGGCATCGCTGCCCCCATCACTAACGCGGATGGGCTTCCGGCTGGTTCTCTCAGCATCGGTTTTCTGGCAAGCCGACTAGAAGGCCAAGCAATCGATAAGTATGCAGCCCTAGTTGTGGAAGCTGCCAAACGCGCGAGTCAGGCCTACCAGCGAAGACTAACGGAAGCCGAATATGGAACAGAAACTCATGGAAGAACAAGCGCTCACGACCCAACAGGTGCCGGCTGA
- a CDS encoding ABC transporter permease produces MAWQITALSIDNSMVLPAFSSVVVAVTSMAVESGMREHLFDTLWRVVVGFGAGSGAGLLVGAAIGSFGLARRILNPYLNFLRSVSPIAWIVPATIWLGIGEPPIQFVVIYATVFPVAINTISGIASVHNDKIRMARTFGMSSLGIFRSVLIPSAVPYTLVGARLALGLAFMAVVGAEMIIGRSGLGFLIFDARTTFSTDLMFACILILGVIGYLGDLLFVMLRKTIFGRYYAGSADL; encoded by the coding sequence ATGGCATGGCAGATTACCGCGCTGTCAATCGATAATTCAATGGTACTTCCAGCCTTTTCTTCGGTGGTCGTGGCAGTAACATCAATGGCGGTAGAATCCGGCATGCGGGAACATCTTTTCGATACGCTTTGGCGAGTAGTCGTGGGGTTCGGTGCGGGCTCAGGAGCAGGGCTTTTGGTCGGTGCCGCTATTGGTTCCTTTGGTCTAGCCAGGCGAATTCTTAACCCCTATCTGAATTTCCTGCGATCTGTCTCTCCTATAGCTTGGATTGTGCCGGCCACGATCTGGTTGGGGATCGGAGAGCCGCCCATCCAATTTGTTGTCATTTACGCAACGGTCTTCCCGGTGGCTATTAACACCATCTCGGGGATCGCCTCGGTGCACAACGATAAGATTCGAATGGCGCGTACTTTTGGAATGAGTTCGCTCGGAATTTTCCGTTCGGTTCTTATCCCCTCCGCGGTGCCGTACACGCTCGTGGGGGCGCGTCTTGCGCTCGGATTAGCGTTTATGGCCGTTGTCGGTGCCGAAATGATTATTGGACGGTCAGGTTTGGGGTTCCTGATCTTTGACGCTCGAACAACGTTCAGTACGGACCTGATGTTCGCATGCATCCTCATTCTTGGCGTTATCGGTTACCTGGGAGATCTTCTCTTCGTGATGCTTAGAAAGACGATCTTTGGCCGCTATTACGCAGGGAGCGCAGACCTATGA
- a CDS encoding ABC transporter permease translates to MLLTSLFVIGVVWEVLSRSYGVPFLFPRPMDVVDNLVANTANGRLIEATGASLGRIFSGFLLGSLLGVLLGLLFGASKIFLGLTAPFVTFFRFVPPLAWFAPALVWFGAGETSKIVLVMYTSVFVVALSTLEARTGIPQDMQRMASATGISWWQRMMWVTLPGSVPYIIAGARIALGNAYMTIVSAEMLGAASGLGVTINNGMTTTNIPSVFSAILVLGILGLVSDRIFVILMNTLGRKYQSSPGQAVA, encoded by the coding sequence ATGCTTCTGACCTCACTGTTCGTCATAGGGGTTGTCTGGGAGGTGCTTTCGCGCAGCTACGGTGTCCCCTTCTTGTTCCCAAGACCCATGGACGTTGTCGACAATCTGGTGGCGAACACGGCTAATGGACGTCTCATCGAAGCGACCGGCGCAAGCCTCGGCCGTATCTTCTCCGGATTCCTGCTCGGATCATTGTTAGGGGTGTTATTAGGTCTACTCTTCGGCGCAAGCAAGATCTTCCTCGGGCTCACGGCACCTTTCGTGACGTTCTTCCGCTTCGTTCCTCCGTTGGCGTGGTTTGCGCCAGCCCTCGTCTGGTTCGGTGCAGGCGAAACCTCAAAGATCGTTCTGGTCATGTACACCAGTGTGTTCGTCGTTGCCCTTAGCACCTTGGAGGCGCGGACCGGAATTCCTCAGGATATGCAGAGAATGGCTAGCGCGACGGGAATTTCCTGGTGGCAACGCATGATGTGGGTCACCTTGCCAGGAAGTGTGCCTTATATCATCGCAGGTGCACGCATCGCTCTGGGCAACGCCTACATGACTATCGTCTCGGCGGAGATGCTGGGAGCCGCCTCGGGCCTCGGCGTCACCATCAACAACGGTATGACCACCACGAACATCCCCTCGGTCTTCAGCGCGATACTCGTTCTGGGAATCCTCGGGCTCGTAAGCGACCGAATCTTCGTCATCCTGATGAACACTCTAGGCCGGAAGTATCAGAGCAGCCCTGGCCAGGCAGTCGCATGA
- a CDS encoding MmgE/PrpD family protein, giving the protein MSILSQKSARPPAPEVATSIPSVAEGLAEFAAEYSSPDRSLPPEVSDALDRVLENTLAVMLAGASTEHCVALAQAWGGRNGVPLPVDLSLESACWLGGVAAVSMEMDEGHREAGGHPAAQCFPAVLSLAAVRNAPGWLLQRALLIAYEVTARIGSVADLPPEAHPHGTAGAVGAAAGCAALLGLPRAQVKEAIRAGLAMPIATSWSAVHAGGAVRDQWVGAANLNGLNASRFAASGLQAGEALGLGGLGRLDRAHVGGSHSSQWFITGNYFKRHSACAYLHGSIDAVLKLRQEMHMGRQELATVRELTVEVPPFATDFCREELTTRHSAWFSIPFAVSSALLYGDVSYVRSTPEAWTQEFRKAVSRVRVRPSHDFSGLTSASRPARVTAELEDGRAIAVSVDHPCGDQELTPFEQNEWDALTSAHLAMSPTSLTKEELRLLIASLDTRSSRALTDVLTQQ; this is encoded by the coding sequence ATGAGCATTCTCTCCCAGAAAAGTGCGAGGCCTCCTGCCCCGGAGGTTGCCACGTCAATTCCCTCAGTGGCGGAAGGCCTCGCCGAGTTTGCGGCTGAGTACTCCAGCCCCGATCGTTCGCTGCCCCCAGAGGTATCTGACGCTCTCGACCGGGTCTTGGAGAATACACTGGCCGTGATGCTGGCGGGAGCCAGCACGGAGCATTGCGTCGCTTTGGCTCAAGCATGGGGAGGACGTAATGGAGTGCCCCTGCCTGTAGATCTTTCGTTGGAGAGCGCGTGCTGGCTAGGGGGTGTCGCTGCGGTCTCGATGGAGATGGACGAGGGGCACCGGGAAGCTGGAGGTCATCCGGCAGCACAATGCTTCCCCGCAGTTCTGTCTCTGGCTGCCGTTCGAAATGCGCCTGGCTGGCTTCTCCAAAGGGCACTGCTTATCGCCTATGAAGTGACCGCGAGGATAGGCAGCGTAGCGGACCTTCCTCCTGAAGCGCACCCGCACGGTACGGCGGGAGCCGTAGGAGCTGCCGCAGGATGTGCTGCGCTTCTGGGACTTCCTCGTGCCCAGGTTAAGGAGGCGATTCGGGCTGGCCTGGCTATGCCAATTGCCACGTCGTGGTCTGCCGTTCACGCAGGCGGTGCCGTAAGGGACCAGTGGGTAGGTGCGGCCAACCTCAACGGTCTCAACGCCAGCAGGTTCGCTGCCTCAGGCCTGCAAGCGGGTGAGGCGCTCGGCCTTGGAGGGTTAGGGCGTCTGGACCGGGCGCACGTCGGAGGTTCCCACTCCAGCCAGTGGTTTATCACCGGAAACTACTTCAAGAGGCACAGTGCTTGTGCCTATCTGCACGGCTCCATCGACGCTGTGCTCAAGCTCCGCCAGGAAATGCACATGGGCAGACAAGAACTGGCCACCGTAAGAGAACTGACTGTGGAAGTGCCGCCTTTTGCGACTGACTTCTGCCGTGAAGAGCTCACGACCCGGCACAGTGCATGGTTCTCGATCCCGTTTGCCGTAAGTTCCGCTCTTCTGTACGGCGATGTCAGCTACGTCCGCTCGACACCCGAGGCATGGACACAGGAGTTCAGGAAGGCCGTCAGCCGCGTCAGGGTGAGGCCCAGCCACGATTTTTCCGGTCTCACCTCCGCCTCGCGTCCCGCCCGTGTCACTGCAGAGCTGGAAGACGGTCGAGCCATCGCCGTAAGCGTCGATCACCCCTGCGGGGACCAGGAGCTTACGCCGTTCGAACAGAATGAATGGGACGCACTGACCAGCGCCCACCTGGCTATGTCTCCTACCAGCCTCACTAAGGAAGAGCTCCGGCTGCTGATTGCATCGCTGGATACCAGATCATCGCGCGCGCTCACTGATGTGCTGACCCAGCAGTAA
- a CDS encoding MFS transporter, whose product MSPSLTLEASGKAAWWVLIATSVNVILVFVNATSLIIVMPVVANDFQASPAQSTWFILAYQLVLTAFIVVFGRLADIFGRKALYVFGVGVFAVSSVVAGVVGNVDLFVLARLVQGLGAAAIISNTTAILTDVFPQGKMPMALGMNATSAALGQVLGPVVGGITTEYFSWRWIFIASSALTVFSLLLSWKLVPGRTGRGRDKFDVFGSVLLISSLGAFVAGMADGSATGWSSAQGPILIMVAVALMVAFIYTQAKRSTPLVDLSLFRIPKLGRRYTAVFLCGFSHYAVILLLSIYLQAVEELSAFEVSLIAIASPLATMAAAQCAGRLVGKVSTGFLASLGMALVSTASLTLIVLLQLGHLGGYTYIALVALGLGIGLFMTPNTSLIMYITPVERRGVSNGIRSTALNLGFLTTTAVSLASATLFLSPGARAAIYAGEYPLPSSVHPDFVLGLQAAFALLALTALIGAVLGSDRRPRKTPEIPPNPSLAGGNDAHF is encoded by the coding sequence ATGAGCCCGTCCCTGACCCTCGAAGCATCGGGCAAGGCTGCATGGTGGGTGCTAATCGCCACCAGTGTGAATGTGATTCTGGTCTTCGTCAATGCTACAAGTCTTATCATTGTGATGCCTGTCGTCGCGAATGATTTTCAGGCTTCCCCAGCGCAATCAACGTGGTTCATCCTCGCCTATCAGCTTGTGCTGACGGCCTTCATAGTGGTCTTCGGCCGTTTGGCAGACATTTTCGGTCGGAAGGCACTCTATGTCTTCGGGGTAGGTGTCTTCGCCGTTTCCAGCGTTGTTGCGGGAGTGGTCGGCAACGTTGATCTGTTCGTACTCGCTCGGCTGGTCCAAGGTCTCGGAGCGGCGGCGATCATCTCCAACACCACCGCCATCCTCACGGATGTCTTCCCGCAGGGAAAGATGCCGATGGCGCTGGGGATGAATGCCACCTCGGCAGCCTTGGGGCAGGTGCTGGGACCGGTGGTCGGCGGCATAACAACGGAGTACTTCAGCTGGCGGTGGATCTTTATCGCCTCCTCTGCTCTGACAGTGTTCAGTCTGCTTCTGTCCTGGAAACTGGTTCCGGGAAGGACTGGCAGAGGCCGGGACAAGTTTGATGTATTCGGATCAGTGCTCCTAATTTCCAGCCTGGGAGCGTTCGTCGCTGGGATGGCGGACGGGTCTGCCACAGGATGGAGCTCCGCTCAAGGGCCAATACTCATCATGGTTGCCGTGGCCCTGATGGTGGCCTTCATCTATACACAGGCAAAGCGCAGCACCCCCCTAGTCGACCTGTCTCTGTTCCGAATCCCGAAGCTTGGGCGACGCTATACCGCAGTCTTTCTCTGCGGCTTCAGCCACTACGCGGTGATATTGCTGCTGTCTATCTATCTTCAAGCGGTTGAAGAGCTCTCTGCTTTTGAAGTGTCGCTCATCGCTATTGCCTCGCCCCTGGCGACGATGGCAGCCGCTCAGTGCGCTGGACGACTTGTGGGAAAAGTCTCTACCGGATTCTTAGCCTCACTTGGAATGGCATTGGTCTCAACGGCATCTTTAACTCTCATCGTCTTGCTTCAGCTGGGACACCTGGGCGGATACACGTATATCGCGCTGGTTGCGCTAGGACTGGGAATTGGGCTGTTCATGACTCCCAACACCAGCCTCATCATGTACATCACGCCTGTGGAACGTCGAGGAGTATCGAACGGCATACGCTCGACGGCCCTCAACCTTGGCTTCCTCACGACGACAGCCGTATCGCTGGCCTCCGCCACGCTTTTCCTTAGTCCTGGGGCGAGAGCTGCGATCTATGCCGGCGAATATCCCTTGCCCAGCAGCGTGCACCCGGACTTCGTCCTAGGGCTGCAAGCAGCGTTTGCCCTCCTTGCGCTGACTGCGCTCATCGGAGCTGTGCTTGGCAGCGATCGCCGCCCCCGGAAAACCCCCGAGATACCCCCCAACCCATCACTCGCAGGAGGAAATGATGCACATTTCTAA
- a CDS encoding isochorismatase family protein — protein sequence MTLSQDHDWNNEVAKIQELREQRTKIGSGRKPAVVVVDFQRAFTQHEKIGESTATVLKNTAVLLERARQAGVPVIYLAMILDSLEDRMLAQRVRSSLTERCERGNPWTDFDERVAPQPGDHVVEKTVASGFYKTSLEDLLEELNVDELVMTGTSTSGCVRATVVDAAYRSYRVSVVEECCDDFRTLSGEVSLWDMQDRFGDVVSLEETLQRFKALTGSASVGTAA from the coding sequence ATGACACTATCCCAAGACCACGACTGGAATAACGAAGTGGCCAAGATTCAAGAACTGCGTGAACAACGGACGAAGATCGGCTCGGGGCGAAAGCCCGCCGTCGTGGTTGTTGACTTCCAGAGAGCATTCACACAGCACGAGAAGATTGGTGAGTCGACTGCGACGGTGCTCAAAAACACGGCGGTCCTCCTGGAGAGAGCTCGTCAGGCGGGGGTCCCAGTGATCTACCTCGCGATGATCCTTGACTCACTGGAAGACAGGATGCTTGCCCAGCGCGTTAGGTCCTCTCTTACAGAACGCTGCGAAAGAGGAAATCCGTGGACAGACTTCGACGAGCGGGTCGCCCCGCAGCCCGGGGACCATGTGGTGGAGAAGACCGTTGCTTCAGGCTTCTACAAGACAAGCTTGGAAGACCTTCTCGAAGAACTGAATGTTGATGAGCTCGTGATGACAGGCACTTCTACAAGCGGGTGTGTGCGAGCCACCGTGGTCGACGCCGCCTATAGAAGCTACCGAGTCAGCGTGGTTGAAGAATGCTGCGACGACTTCCGCACGCTCTCTGGAGAAGTTTCCCTGTGGGATATGCAGGATCGTTTCGGAGACGTAGTCTCCCTTGAGGAGACGCTCCAGCGTTTCAAAGCTTTGACAGGGAGTGCTTCTGTAGGGACTGCCGCATGA
- a CDS encoding dipeptide ABC transporter ATP-binding protein: MNNHHRLEIQDLSVDFETAGGMIPGLREVSFTIGAGHNLAVVGESGSGKSTTASCVNGLLAANGSITAGSILFEGKDLCTMSPREMRSIRGREIGLVPQDPMSNLDPLQRVGRQIKEALKVHGLRGKAQVEERVVELLDMVGIPEPRRRAKQFPHELSGGMRQRVLIAIGMACRPKLLIADEPTSALDVTVQRSILERMEELAEQMGTALLMITHDLELAAEHSDYVVVMKNGRVVEEGSAKHLLRSPSHDYTRKLIQASPSLDSEPLVKVRGEDQSEDPLLVVDSLKKVYRTRGGGGGFTAVEDSSFVIREGETIAIVGESGSGKSTTAKMVLGLEVPTEGDVLLRGTSLAKMQGRSLVDFRRRVQPVFQNPYGSLDPYFTVRDSIKEPLDIHEIGNPAQRQERVRCLLDLVALPPTLADRLPSELSGGQRQRVAIARALALDPELVVLDEAVSALDVVVQKQVLELLVRLQEELGLSYLFISHDLAVVRLISHRVHVMNQGYIIESGHPNTIFSAPKEEYTRKLVSAVPGGRDSTLVH, from the coding sequence ATGAATAACCATCATCGGCTTGAAATTCAAGATTTAAGCGTGGACTTTGAAACAGCTGGAGGGATGATCCCGGGACTCCGAGAGGTCTCCTTCACCATCGGTGCCGGACACAATCTTGCAGTGGTTGGGGAATCCGGCTCTGGTAAATCGACAACTGCCTCCTGCGTCAACGGGCTGCTGGCTGCAAATGGTTCCATTACAGCGGGGTCGATCCTCTTCGAGGGTAAAGACCTGTGCACGATGTCCCCGCGTGAGATGAGATCGATTCGTGGAAGAGAGATCGGCCTCGTCCCGCAGGATCCGATGTCCAATTTGGATCCCCTGCAGCGCGTAGGTCGGCAGATTAAGGAGGCACTCAAGGTTCATGGCCTACGGGGCAAGGCCCAAGTTGAAGAGCGGGTCGTCGAACTGTTGGATATGGTGGGTATCCCAGAACCTCGTCGACGTGCCAAGCAATTCCCTCACGAACTTTCTGGCGGAATGCGACAGCGAGTCCTGATCGCCATTGGCATGGCGTGCAGGCCAAAGCTTCTTATCGCAGACGAACCTACGAGTGCCTTGGATGTCACCGTTCAACGCTCCATCCTGGAGAGGATGGAGGAGCTTGCGGAACAGATGGGGACAGCGCTCTTGATGATCACACATGACCTTGAACTCGCTGCTGAGCACAGCGACTACGTGGTCGTGATGAAGAACGGTCGTGTTGTCGAGGAAGGGTCTGCTAAGCATCTTTTACGGTCGCCGAGCCATGACTACACGAGAAAGCTCATTCAAGCCTCGCCCAGTCTTGATAGTGAACCTCTCGTTAAAGTACGTGGGGAGGACCAGTCGGAGGACCCGCTCCTCGTAGTGGACAGCTTAAAGAAAGTCTATCGAACTCGAGGCGGAGGTGGTGGCTTCACTGCGGTGGAGGATTCATCCTTCGTGATCAGAGAGGGTGAAACCATAGCCATTGTGGGCGAGTCGGGCTCCGGAAAGTCGACGACTGCGAAGATGGTCCTGGGGCTCGAGGTGCCCACCGAGGGTGACGTCCTGCTAAGGGGAACATCACTCGCAAAGATGCAGGGTAGATCACTAGTTGACTTCCGCCGCCGAGTGCAACCTGTCTTTCAGAATCCTTATGGCTCGCTCGACCCCTATTTCACTGTGCGTGACAGTATTAAAGAGCCACTGGATATTCACGAAATCGGAAACCCGGCTCAGCGGCAGGAACGCGTGCGCTGTCTCTTGGACCTGGTTGCGCTTCCTCCTACCCTTGCAGATCGCCTTCCATCAGAGCTTTCCGGAGGACAACGTCAACGCGTCGCCATAGCCCGAGCCTTAGCGCTCGATCCTGAGCTCGTTGTACTTGATGAAGCAGTATCAGCTCTCGATGTAGTGGTGCAGAAACAGGTTCTGGAGCTTTTGGTGAGGCTGCAGGAAGAACTTGGCCTGAGCTATCTATTTATTAGTCACGATTTGGCCGTCGTGCGGCTCATCTCCCATCGAGTTCATGTTATGAACCAGGGATATATTATTGAATCTGGTCACCCTAATACTATATTTAGTGCGCCGAAAGAGGAATATACTCGGAAGCTCGTCAGTGCTGTCCCAGGTGGCAGGGACAGCACTCTCGTTCACTGA